The following proteins are encoded in a genomic region of Shinella zoogloeoides:
- a CDS encoding DUF922 domain-containing protein has protein sequence MKTIARLMAVAALACLALQPARAETITSKSFAYFSVGGRTAAELDEELSKRGPVMKHSGSRHPGATRIKWGGSVTYVRRGDRCAVGNARVTLSTQIILPRWKNRKRATPSLALIWDTLSADIRRHEERHAEIARNHARDLERTLKRLPPEASCERMQARVDRVTADAVAKHDADQARFDRIESKNFNDRMMRLLTHRLNNGK, from the coding sequence ATGAAGACCATCGCCCGCCTGATGGCCGTTGCCGCCCTCGCCTGCCTCGCCCTCCAGCCGGCCCGCGCCGAGACGATCACCTCCAAGTCCTTCGCCTATTTCTCCGTCGGCGGGCGCACGGCCGCCGAACTCGACGAAGAATTGTCGAAGCGCGGCCCCGTCATGAAGCACAGCGGCTCGCGCCATCCCGGCGCCACGCGGATCAAGTGGGGCGGGTCCGTCACCTATGTGCGGCGCGGCGACCGCTGCGCGGTGGGCAATGCCAGGGTCACGCTCTCCACCCAGATCATCCTGCCCCGCTGGAAGAACCGCAAGCGCGCGACGCCCTCGCTCGCCCTCATCTGGGACACGCTTTCCGCCGACATCCGCCGCCATGAGGAACGCCACGCGGAAATCGCCCGGAATCACGCCCGCGACCTGGAGCGCACCCTCAAGCGCCTGCCGCCGGAAGCAAGCTGCGAGCGCATGCAGGCGCGGGTCGACCGGGTGACCGCCGATGCCGTCGCAAAGCACGACGCCGACCAGGCGCGCTTCGACCGCATCGAGTCGAAGAACTTCAACGACCGCATGATGCGCCTGCTCACGCACCGTCTCAACAACGGCAAGTGA
- a CDS encoding 2Fe-2S iron-sulfur cluster-binding protein, with translation MSKLTIVAFDGTRHELDVANGSTVMENAVRNSVPGIEAECGGACACATCHVYVDDAWSAVVGPPEAMEEDMLDFAYDVRPTSRLSCQIKMSDALDGLVVHVPERQA, from the coding sequence ATGAGCAAACTCACCATCGTCGCCTTCGACGGCACGCGTCACGAACTGGATGTCGCCAACGGTTCCACGGTGATGGAAAATGCCGTGCGCAATTCCGTGCCGGGCATCGAGGCGGAATGCGGCGGCGCCTGTGCCTGCGCGACCTGCCATGTCTATGTCGACGATGCCTGGAGCGCCGTCGTCGGCCCGCCGGAAGCGATGGAAGAGGACATGCTGGACTTCGCCTACGATGTCCGCCCGACCTCGCGGCTTTCCTGTCAGATCAAGATGTCGGATGCCCTCGACGGGCTCGTCGTCCACGTGCCGGAACGCCAGGCCTGA
- a CDS encoding Hpt domain-containing protein, with amino-acid sequence MAALNIAFEAPDNPGGMCPPNGRPIDLVHLARQTMGDKALELEVLQMFARQARASMKEIAETQGPARAAVAHRLKGSAQSVGATIVGAAAETLERNPANAVALANVTAAVVEAENFILKLCR; translated from the coding sequence ATGGCAGCGCTCAACATCGCATTCGAGGCGCCCGACAATCCGGGCGGCATGTGTCCCCCGAATGGACGGCCGATCGATCTGGTACACCTTGCCCGGCAGACCATGGGCGACAAGGCCCTGGAACTGGAAGTGCTGCAAATGTTCGCGCGGCAGGCCCGCGCCAGCATGAAGGAGATCGCGGAAACGCAGGGCCCCGCCCGCGCCGCTGTCGCCCATCGCCTCAAGGGCTCGGCCCAGTCCGTCGGCGCCACCATCGTCGGCGCGGCCGCAGAAACGCTGGAGCGCAATCCCGCAAATGCCGTCGCACTGGCAAATGTCACGGCGGCCGTGGTCGAGGCGGAAAACTTCATCCTGAAACTCTGCCGCTGA